From Coffea arabica cultivar ET-39 chromosome 10e, Coffea Arabica ET-39 HiFi, whole genome shotgun sequence, one genomic window encodes:
- the LOC113711360 gene encoding uncharacterized protein, with translation MKAAGEQLMKKRKHLFWSPCVAHCIDLMLEDIGQMKSIKDAIKQGRRITSFTYNSDKVVNLMKTYTNNRELLRPDITRFATEFIATESLLGHTTELKRMCTSNEWHKYTSSSKRREEATEVSDLILSERFWKRVQQVCAVMEPLVKVLKVINQDKKSTLPIIYEAIERAKMAIEIVVKDYQKYWDIIDDRWYRQLHQHLHAAAYFLNPALQCSGTCEFNTREVRRGLKEVIKRLEPDLEVQAKAMNEINTIVNKIGEFGRALAIKEVARSLSGS, from the exons ATGAAGGCAGCCGGGGAGCAACTGATGAAGAAAAGGAAGCATTTGTTTTGGTCACCATGTGTTGCGCATTGTATTGATTTGATGCTAGAAGACATTGGTCAGATGAAGTCAATAAAGGATGCCATCAAACAAGGTAGGAGAATTACCAGTTTTACATACAATAGTGACAAAGTGGTTAATCTAATGAAGACATATACAAATAATAGAGAGTTACTGCGACCTGACATAACAAGATTTGCTACCGAATTCATTGCAACGGAAAGTCTTCTTGGTCATACTACCGAATTGAAACGAATGTGTACTTCAAATGAGTGGCACAAGTATACTAGCAGTTCTAAAAGAAGGGAAGAAGCTACTGAAGTGTCTGACTTGATTTTGTCagaaagattttggaaaagggTTCAGCAGGTATGTGCAGTCATGGAACCGCTAGTGAAAGTTTTAAAAGTGATCAATCAGGATAAAAAATCCACACTACCTATTATATATGAGGCAATCGAAAGGGCTAAAATGGCTATAGAAATTGTAGTGAAAGACTATCAAAAGTATTGGGATATTATTGATGACAGATGGTATAGGCAGTTACACCAACACTTGCATGCAGCAG CCTATTTCTTAAATCCCGCTCTTCAATGTTCCGGTACCTGTGAATTTAATACACGTGAAGTTAGAAGAGGATTGAAAGAAGTAATTAAAAGGCTTGAACCGGATTTAGAAGTGCAAGCAAAAGCAATGAATGAG ATAAACACAATCGTGAACAAAATTGGAGAGTTTGGAAGAGCACTTGCAATAAAGGAAGTAGCTAGGTCTTTATCAGGTTCATAA